From one Lotus japonicus ecotype B-129 chromosome 3, LjGifu_v1.2 genomic stretch:
- the LOC130745910 gene encoding protein CURVATURE THYLAKOID 1C, chloroplastic: MLELNVPDSVAHLLIHSSFAALHQSNTRTLKVQMASIAASLQPPLLLHGRKSHTGNFPSFPVSLLPGRRNLIALVVKASGESSESSTSLTVLQSVQNVWDKPEDRLGLIGFGFAGIVALWASANLITAVDQLPVLPTVLELIGILFSVWFTYRYLLFKPDREELFQILNKSVSDILGQ, encoded by the exons ATGTTGGAATTGAACGTCCCTGATTCTGTGGCTCATTTGCTAATCCACTCATCCTTTGCAGCGCTACATCAATCAAATACACG AACTTTGAAGGTGCAAATGGCTTCCATTGCTGCGAGCTTGCAGCCACCATTGCTGCTCCATGGTAGAAAATCACATACAGGAAACTTCCCAAGTTTCCCTGTTTCTCTTCTTCCAG GAAGACGGAATCTTATTGCTTTGGTTGTGAAGGCTTCCGGAGAAAGTTCTGAATCTTCGACTTCCCTAACTGTTTTACAGTCAGTTCAGAATGTT TGGGATAAACCTGAGGACCGGCTGGGACTAATTGGTTTTGGCTTTGCTGGTATAGTAGCACTTTGGGCATCAGCAAATTTGATCACG GCCGTCGACCAATTGCCAGTTCTTCCAACTGTACTGGAATTGATTGGAATTCTATTCTCCGTA TGGTTTACTTATCGCTATCTCTTATTCAAGCCTGACCG GGAAGAGCTTTTTCAAATCTTGAACAAGTCAGTGTCAGATATCTTGGGCCAGTAA
- the LOC130745908 gene encoding rop guanine nucleotide exchange factor 12-like isoform X1, whose translation MVRALEQEQESYRSKLFHFRGMFENTGRHTKSLSIESASTLSPSDEDPATSRSQGSKPLNDSTEKAQRSRAIKEEIAAKEAKEKLLQEMEQMKERFAKLLLGEDMSGGGKGVSSALALSNAFTNLAAAVFGEQKRLEPMPPERKARWRKEIDWLLSVTDYVVEMVPTQQKAKDGSSMEIMTTRQRTDLHMNIPALRKLDNMLIDCLDNFKDQNEFYYVSKDADDADKDSSKRKNDDKWWLPTPKVPAEGLSDVARRFLQYQKDCMNQVLKAAMAINAQTLSEMEIPESYIESLPKNGRASLGDSIYRSITDDVFDPDQFLATMDMTSEHKILDLKNRIEASIVIWKRKMNQKDTKSAWGSAVSLEKRELFEERAETILILLKHRFPGLPQSSLDISKIQFNRDVGQAVLESYSRILESLAFTVLSRIEDVLHADHLTQNPSLAGRRSSVRNQVPKPEKCPTPREEVDKGGAETPGSMTLSDFMGWHGDQGDSDIKKDPLAATDDFYKDIDSGKPQKLPNVVTDKKVSYLETLGGMRSPTSRH comes from the exons ATGGTTCGGGCACTGGAACAAGAGCAGGAAAGTTACAGGTCCAAATTATTCCATTTCAGAGGGATGTTTGAGAATACGGGGAGGCATACAAAGAGCTTGAGCATTGAGAGCGCCAGCACGTTAAGTCCTTCAGACGAAGATCCAGCAACATCGAGAAGTCAAGGATCAAAACCTCTAAATGATTCTACTGAGAAGGCTCAAAGGTCAAGAGCAATCAAGGAGGAAATAGCAGCAAAAGAAGCCAAAGAGAAGCTATTGCAAG AAATGGAACAGATGAAGGAGAGATTTGCTAAATTGCTATTGGGGGAGGATATGTCTGGTGGAGGAAAGGGTGTTTCATCAGCTCTGGCACTGTCAAATGCATTCACAAACCTTGCTG CTGCTGTTTTTGGTGAACAAAAGCGCCTAGAGCCGATGCCGCCCGAGAGGAAAGCCAGATGGAGAAAGGAAATTGATTGGCTTCTATCAGTGACAGATTATGTTGTTGAGATGGTTCCTACTCAACAAAAAGCAAAAGATGGATCCAGCATGGAG ATTATGACAACGCGACAACGAACGGATCTCCACATGAATATCCCTGCCTTAAGAAAGCTTGACAACATGCTTATT GATTGTCTAGATAACTTCAAAGACCAGAATGAGTTCTACTATGTATCAAAAGATGCAGATGATGCAGATAAAGATAGttcaaagagaaaaaatgatgaCAAGTGGTGGTTACCTACACCTAAGGTTCCTGCAGAGGGTTTATCTGATGTGGCGAGAAGGTTTCTGCAGTATCAAAAAGATTGTATGAATCAAGTACTTAAAGCAGCGATGGCCATAAATGCACAGACCCTATCGGAGATGGAGATCCCTGAAAGCTATATTGAATCCCTACCCAAG AATGGAAGAGCCAGTCTAGGGGACTCGATCTACCGTAGCATTACAGATGACGTTTTTGATCCTGATCAGTTCCTAGCTACTATGGACATGACATCAGAACATAAAATCCTAGATCTCAAGAACAGAATCGAGGCGTCAATAGTGATTTGGAAGCGGAAGATGAACCAAAAAGATACCAAGTCAGCTTGGGGTTCTGCTGTGAGCTTGGAAAAAAGAGAACTCTTTGAAGAGAGAGCAGAAACCATCTTAATTCTTTTGAAGCACCGTTTTCCTGGGCTTCCCCAATCTTCATTGGATATAAGCAAAATCCAATTCAACCGG GATGTGGGGCAAGCTGTTCTTGAAAGCTATTCAAGAATATTGGAAAGTTTGGCTTTTACAGTGCTGTCAAGAATAGAAGATGTACTCCATGCAGATCACCTCACTCAAAACCCATCACTAGCTGGAAGAAGGAGCAGTGTGAGAAACCAAGTTCCCAAGCCAGAGAAGTGTCCAACTCCTAGAGAAGAGGTGGACAAGGGTGGAGCAGAAACACCCGGGTCAATGACACTATCTGATTTCATGGGTTGGCATGGTGATCAAGGTGACTCAGACATTAAGAAGGACCCTCTTGCTGCAACAGATGACTTCTACAAAGACATTGATAGTGGAAAGCCTCAAAAACTCCCAAATGTAGTGACAGACAAGAAGGTTTCTTATCTTGAGACCTTGGGAGGTatgagaagtcccacatcgcgtCATTAA
- the LOC130745913 gene encoding cytochrome c-type biogenesis CcmH-like mitochondrial protein, giving the protein MGSEDDAVKEGLIVDARARNISHNVRCTECGSQSIEDSQADIAILLRKLIRDEIRSGKSDKDIYKKLEEDFGETVLYTPKFDMQTAALWLSPLLIAGAAAGVWAYKKHKQKTNVHIMALNLVRGVPLTPREKETMLDILTPPPSQGVRTSYWLRKLQGQ; this is encoded by the exons ATGGGGAGTGAGGACGATGCGGTGAAAGAGGGTCTCATAGTAGATGCTCGGGCAAGAAATATCAGTCACAATGTGAGGTGCACCGAGTGTGGGAGTCAGTCCATTGAAGATTCTCAAGCAGACATTGCCATTCTGCTCAGGAAG TTAATCCGAGATGAAATTCGGTCTGGAAAGAGTGACAAGGATATCTACAAAAAGCTCGAGGAAGATTTCGGTGAGACTGTACTCTATACACCTAAGTTTGATATGCAGACAGCAGCTTTGTGGTTATCACCG CTCCTAATTGCAGGTGCAGCTGCTGGAGTATGGGCTTACAAGAAGCATAAACAGAAGACTAATGTTCATATCATGGCTCTGAACCTTGTTAGAGGTGTTCCATTGACCCCAAGAGAGAAGGAAACAATGCTTGATATTCTCACACCACCTCCATCTCAAGGAGTTAGGACTTCCTACTGGTTGAGGAAATTGCAAGGTCAATGA
- the LOC130745909 gene encoding photosystem I reaction center subunit VI, chloroplastic-like isoform X1, which produces MASLATLAAVQPAAINGLAGSSLNGTKLSFKSSRQSIKSKNFSKHCRNGAVVAKYGDKSVYFDLEDIGNTTGQWDLYGSDAPSPYNSLQSKFFETFAAPFTKRGLLLKFLILGGGSTLAYYSATASGDILPIKKGPQLPPKLGPRGKI; this is translated from the exons ATGGCTTCTCTTGCTACCTTAGCTGCTGTTCAACCAGCTGCAATCAATGGTCTTGCTGGAAGTTCCCTTAATGGAACTAAGCTCTCCTTCAAGTCCTCTCGCCAGAGCATCAAATCCAAGAACTTCAG CAAACATTGCAGGAATGGTGCTGTGGTAGCAAAGTATGGTGACAAGAGTGTGTACTTTGATTTGGAGGATATTGGTAACACTACAGGACAGTGGGACTTGTATGGTTCAGATGCACCTTCACCTTACAACTCTCTTCAG AGCAAGTTCTTTGAGACATTTGCTGCTCCATTCACAAAGAGGGGATTGTTGCTCAAGTTTCTGATCTTGGGAGGTGGTTCCACCCTCGCATACTACAGTGCCACAGCTTCTGGTGACATTCTACCAATCAAGAAGGGCCCTCAACTTCCACCAAAGCTCGGTCCTCGTGGCAAGATCTAA
- the LOC130745908 gene encoding rop guanine nucleotide exchange factor 12-like isoform X2, with amino-acid sequence MKERFAKLLLGEDMSGGGKGVSSALALSNAFTNLAAAVFGEQKRLEPMPPERKARWRKEIDWLLSVTDYVVEMVPTQQKAKDGSSMEIMTTRQRTDLHMNIPALRKLDNMLIDCLDNFKDQNEFYYVSKDADDADKDSSKRKNDDKWWLPTPKVPAEGLSDVARRFLQYQKDCMNQVLKAAMAINAQTLSEMEIPESYIESLPKNGRASLGDSIYRSITDDVFDPDQFLATMDMTSEHKILDLKNRIEASIVIWKRKMNQKDTKSAWGSAVSLEKRELFEERAETILILLKHRFPGLPQSSLDISKIQFNRDVGQAVLESYSRILESLAFTVLSRIEDVLHADHLTQNPSLAGRRSSVRNQVPKPEKCPTPREEVDKGGAETPGSMTLSDFMGWHGDQGDSDIKKDPLAATDDFYKDIDSGKPQKLPNVVTDKKVSYLETLGGMRSPTSRH; translated from the exons ATGAAGGAGAGATTTGCTAAATTGCTATTGGGGGAGGATATGTCTGGTGGAGGAAAGGGTGTTTCATCAGCTCTGGCACTGTCAAATGCATTCACAAACCTTGCTG CTGCTGTTTTTGGTGAACAAAAGCGCCTAGAGCCGATGCCGCCCGAGAGGAAAGCCAGATGGAGAAAGGAAATTGATTGGCTTCTATCAGTGACAGATTATGTTGTTGAGATGGTTCCTACTCAACAAAAAGCAAAAGATGGATCCAGCATGGAG ATTATGACAACGCGACAACGAACGGATCTCCACATGAATATCCCTGCCTTAAGAAAGCTTGACAACATGCTTATT GATTGTCTAGATAACTTCAAAGACCAGAATGAGTTCTACTATGTATCAAAAGATGCAGATGATGCAGATAAAGATAGttcaaagagaaaaaatgatgaCAAGTGGTGGTTACCTACACCTAAGGTTCCTGCAGAGGGTTTATCTGATGTGGCGAGAAGGTTTCTGCAGTATCAAAAAGATTGTATGAATCAAGTACTTAAAGCAGCGATGGCCATAAATGCACAGACCCTATCGGAGATGGAGATCCCTGAAAGCTATATTGAATCCCTACCCAAG AATGGAAGAGCCAGTCTAGGGGACTCGATCTACCGTAGCATTACAGATGACGTTTTTGATCCTGATCAGTTCCTAGCTACTATGGACATGACATCAGAACATAAAATCCTAGATCTCAAGAACAGAATCGAGGCGTCAATAGTGATTTGGAAGCGGAAGATGAACCAAAAAGATACCAAGTCAGCTTGGGGTTCTGCTGTGAGCTTGGAAAAAAGAGAACTCTTTGAAGAGAGAGCAGAAACCATCTTAATTCTTTTGAAGCACCGTTTTCCTGGGCTTCCCCAATCTTCATTGGATATAAGCAAAATCCAATTCAACCGG GATGTGGGGCAAGCTGTTCTTGAAAGCTATTCAAGAATATTGGAAAGTTTGGCTTTTACAGTGCTGTCAAGAATAGAAGATGTACTCCATGCAGATCACCTCACTCAAAACCCATCACTAGCTGGAAGAAGGAGCAGTGTGAGAAACCAAGTTCCCAAGCCAGAGAAGTGTCCAACTCCTAGAGAAGAGGTGGACAAGGGTGGAGCAGAAACACCCGGGTCAATGACACTATCTGATTTCATGGGTTGGCATGGTGATCAAGGTGACTCAGACATTAAGAAGGACCCTCTTGCTGCAACAGATGACTTCTACAAAGACATTGATAGTGGAAAGCCTCAAAAACTCCCAAATGTAGTGACAGACAAGAAGGTTTCTTATCTTGAGACCTTGGGAGGTatgagaagtcccacatcgcgtCATTAA
- the LOC130745909 gene encoding photosystem I reaction center subunit VI, chloroplastic-like isoform X2 gives MASLATLAAVQPAAINGLAGSSLNGTKLSFKSSRQSIKSKNFRNGAVVAKYGDKSVYFDLEDIGNTTGQWDLYGSDAPSPYNSLQSKFFETFAAPFTKRGLLLKFLILGGGSTLAYYSATASGDILPIKKGPQLPPKLGPRGKI, from the exons ATGGCTTCTCTTGCTACCTTAGCTGCTGTTCAACCAGCTGCAATCAATGGTCTTGCTGGAAGTTCCCTTAATGGAACTAAGCTCTCCTTCAAGTCCTCTCGCCAGAGCATCAAATCCAAGAACTTCAG GAATGGTGCTGTGGTAGCAAAGTATGGTGACAAGAGTGTGTACTTTGATTTGGAGGATATTGGTAACACTACAGGACAGTGGGACTTGTATGGTTCAGATGCACCTTCACCTTACAACTCTCTTCAG AGCAAGTTCTTTGAGACATTTGCTGCTCCATTCACAAAGAGGGGATTGTTGCTCAAGTTTCTGATCTTGGGAGGTGGTTCCACCCTCGCATACTACAGTGCCACAGCTTCTGGTGACATTCTACCAATCAAGAAGGGCCCTCAACTTCCACCAAAGCTCGGTCCTCGTGGCAAGATCTAA
- the LOC130745911 gene encoding probable plastidic glucose transporter 3 isoform X1, producing MILQKPVESYSLAGLYRFAMRGRQRVASREYMYGNDKEQNPASMRLLNAKPSWRRSLRHVIVASISSFLYGYHIGVVNETLESISVDLGFSGNTMAEGLVVSICLGGAFIGSLLSGWIADGVGRRRSFQLCVLPMIIGAGMSATAKTLWGMLLGRLFVGTGIGLGPPVAALYVAEVSPPAIRGAYGGLTQIATCLGLLGALFIGIPSKEIVGWWRICFWVSVIPAIILALFMEICAESPYWLFKRGRTTEAEAEFEKLLGGVHVKSAMTELSKSDKGDDSGAVKLSELFGRHFRVMFIGSTLFALQQLSGINAIFYFSSTVFESFGVPSDTANICVGICNLLGSVISMILLDKLGRKVLLVGSFFSMAVAMGLQVIAASSFASGIGATYLSVGGMLLFVLSFAFGAGPVPSLLMSEILPGRIRAKAMAICLAVHWVINFFVGLLFLRALEKVGAQVVYTSFGSFCLIAVFFVKKYVLETKGKSLQEIEVALLAQEAT from the exons ATG ATTCTGCAGAAGCCTGTGGAAAGTTACTCTCTTGCAGGTTTATATCGTTTCGCCATGAGGGGGCGTCAGCGAGTAGCATCCAGGGAATACATGTATGGGAATGATAAAGAACAAAATCCAG CTTCAATGCGTTTACTGAATGCCAAACCTAGTTGGCGGCGTTCTTTGCGGCATGTAATAGTGGCTTCTATTTCCTCATTCTTATATGGCTACCATATTGG AGTAGTCAATGAAACCTTAGAGAGCATTTCTGTAGATCTTGGTTTTAGTGGGAATACAATGGCTGAAG GTCTTGTTGTAAGTATATGTTTAGGAGGCGCTTTTATTGGATCTCTGTTAAGTGGGTGGATTGCAGATGGAGTTGGGCGTAGGAGAAGTTTCCAGTTGTGTGTATTGCCTATGATCATCGGGGCAGGAATGAG TGCAACAGCAAAAACCTTGTGGGGTATGCTTCTCGGAAGGTTATTTGTTGGTACTGGAATAGGACTAGGTCCGCCTGTTGCAGCTCTATATGTGGCTGAG GTCTCACCTCCGGCTATACGGGGTGCTTATGGGGGCTTAACTCAGATTGCAACATGTCTTGGACTCCTGGGTGCTCTCTTTATTGGAATCCCTTCCAAGGAAATAGTGGGTTG GTGGCGGATCTGTTTCTGGGTATCTGTCATTCCGGCTATAATACTTGCCCTTTTCATGGAGATCTGTGCAGAGAGTCCCTACTGGCTTTTCAAG AGAGGAAGAACcactgaagctgaagctgaattcGAGAAGCTCTTGGGAGGAGTACATGTGAAATCTGCAATGACTGAACTGTCGAAGTCTGACAAAGGCGATGATTCTGGTGCAGTAAAACTATCAGAATTATTTGGAAGACATTTCAGAG TGATGTTCATTGGATCTACGCTTTTTGCTTTGCAGCAGCTATCTGgcataaatgctattttctatTTCTCTTCAACTGTCTTTGAAAGCTTTGGTGTACCATCAGATACTGCAAATATATGTGTAGGAATTTGTAATTTATTGG GGTCAGTTATTTCAATGATTCTGTTGGATAAACTTGGAAGGAAGGTGCTTCTCGTCGGAAGCTTTTTCAGCATG GCAGTAGCAATGGGTCTACAAGTCATTGCTGCAAGTTCTTTTGCCTCAGGAATTGGAGCCACGTATCTATCCGTTGGTGGCATGTTGCT GTTTGTGCTATCATTTGCTTTTGGTGCTGGTCCAGTTCCTTCTCTCCTCATGTCTGAAATACTACCTGGCAGGATCAGAGCCAAAGCAATGGCAATTTGCTTGGCGGTGCATTGG GTGATAAACTTCTTTGTGGGTCTACTATTTTTGCGCGCGTTGGAGAAAGTTGGGGCACAAGTCGTGTATACTAGTTTTGGTTCATTTTGTTTGATTGCTGTGTTTTTTGTGAAGAAATATGTTCTGGAAACAAAAGGGAAGTCACTCCAGGAAATTGAGGTTGCACTTCTTGCACAAGAAGCAACCTAA
- the LOC130745911 gene encoding probable plastidic glucose transporter 3 isoform X2 has product MRGRQRVASREYMYGNDKEQNPASMRLLNAKPSWRRSLRHVIVASISSFLYGYHIGVVNETLESISVDLGFSGNTMAEGLVVSICLGGAFIGSLLSGWIADGVGRRRSFQLCVLPMIIGAGMSATAKTLWGMLLGRLFVGTGIGLGPPVAALYVAEVSPPAIRGAYGGLTQIATCLGLLGALFIGIPSKEIVGWWRICFWVSVIPAIILALFMEICAESPYWLFKRGRTTEAEAEFEKLLGGVHVKSAMTELSKSDKGDDSGAVKLSELFGRHFRVMFIGSTLFALQQLSGINAIFYFSSTVFESFGVPSDTANICVGICNLLGSVISMILLDKLGRKVLLVGSFFSMAVAMGLQVIAASSFASGIGATYLSVGGMLLFVLSFAFGAGPVPSLLMSEILPGRIRAKAMAICLAVHWVINFFVGLLFLRALEKVGAQVVYTSFGSFCLIAVFFVKKYVLETKGKSLQEIEVALLAQEAT; this is encoded by the exons ATGAGGGGGCGTCAGCGAGTAGCATCCAGGGAATACATGTATGGGAATGATAAAGAACAAAATCCAG CTTCAATGCGTTTACTGAATGCCAAACCTAGTTGGCGGCGTTCTTTGCGGCATGTAATAGTGGCTTCTATTTCCTCATTCTTATATGGCTACCATATTGG AGTAGTCAATGAAACCTTAGAGAGCATTTCTGTAGATCTTGGTTTTAGTGGGAATACAATGGCTGAAG GTCTTGTTGTAAGTATATGTTTAGGAGGCGCTTTTATTGGATCTCTGTTAAGTGGGTGGATTGCAGATGGAGTTGGGCGTAGGAGAAGTTTCCAGTTGTGTGTATTGCCTATGATCATCGGGGCAGGAATGAG TGCAACAGCAAAAACCTTGTGGGGTATGCTTCTCGGAAGGTTATTTGTTGGTACTGGAATAGGACTAGGTCCGCCTGTTGCAGCTCTATATGTGGCTGAG GTCTCACCTCCGGCTATACGGGGTGCTTATGGGGGCTTAACTCAGATTGCAACATGTCTTGGACTCCTGGGTGCTCTCTTTATTGGAATCCCTTCCAAGGAAATAGTGGGTTG GTGGCGGATCTGTTTCTGGGTATCTGTCATTCCGGCTATAATACTTGCCCTTTTCATGGAGATCTGTGCAGAGAGTCCCTACTGGCTTTTCAAG AGAGGAAGAACcactgaagctgaagctgaattcGAGAAGCTCTTGGGAGGAGTACATGTGAAATCTGCAATGACTGAACTGTCGAAGTCTGACAAAGGCGATGATTCTGGTGCAGTAAAACTATCAGAATTATTTGGAAGACATTTCAGAG TGATGTTCATTGGATCTACGCTTTTTGCTTTGCAGCAGCTATCTGgcataaatgctattttctatTTCTCTTCAACTGTCTTTGAAAGCTTTGGTGTACCATCAGATACTGCAAATATATGTGTAGGAATTTGTAATTTATTGG GGTCAGTTATTTCAATGATTCTGTTGGATAAACTTGGAAGGAAGGTGCTTCTCGTCGGAAGCTTTTTCAGCATG GCAGTAGCAATGGGTCTACAAGTCATTGCTGCAAGTTCTTTTGCCTCAGGAATTGGAGCCACGTATCTATCCGTTGGTGGCATGTTGCT GTTTGTGCTATCATTTGCTTTTGGTGCTGGTCCAGTTCCTTCTCTCCTCATGTCTGAAATACTACCTGGCAGGATCAGAGCCAAAGCAATGGCAATTTGCTTGGCGGTGCATTGG GTGATAAACTTCTTTGTGGGTCTACTATTTTTGCGCGCGTTGGAGAAAGTTGGGGCACAAGTCGTGTATACTAGTTTTGGTTCATTTTGTTTGATTGCTGTGTTTTTTGTGAAGAAATATGTTCTGGAAACAAAAGGGAAGTCACTCCAGGAAATTGAGGTTGCACTTCTTGCACAAGAAGCAACCTAA